The Chryseobacterium suipulveris genome window below encodes:
- a CDS encoding thioredoxin family protein, which translates to MKEYWQKALSVDGYMDIAKERATNNPNKNDEKQEYYELGLQRMERTLKTFKMDEAQLEKLKTKNFGGKVLIISEPWCGDASATVPAVSKFFEQGGNEVRVFLRDSDTSLIDQFLVNGTQSIPIVLLLDEDYNVISNWGPRPKFGTELLKKFKENPETYPREEFYNDLQVYYAKNRGKDAIEEILDLL; encoded by the coding sequence ATGAAAGAATATTGGCAGAAAGCCCTCAGTGTCGACGGGTATATGGACATTGCAAAAGAAAGGGCAACCAACAATCCCAACAAAAACGACGAAAAACAGGAGTATTACGAACTCGGTCTCCAAAGAATGGAGCGCACCCTGAAAACTTTTAAGATGGATGAAGCTCAGCTGGAGAAACTCAAAACTAAAAATTTCGGTGGCAAAGTTTTGATCATTTCCGAACCGTGGTGCGGCGATGCAAGTGCGACAGTTCCTGCAGTTTCCAAATTTTTCGAGCAGGGCGGAAATGAAGTGCGCGTTTTCTTAAGAGATTCCGACACCTCGCTGATCGACCAGTTTTTGGTGAACGGAACGCAGTCCATCCCGATCGTACTTTTATTGGATGAGGACTACAACGTGATTTCCAATTGGGGACCCCGACCGAAATTCGGCACCGAACTTCTCAAGAAATTCAAGGAAAATCCCGAAACCTATCCAAGAGAGGAATTCTACAACGACCTTCAGGTGTACTACGCGAAAAACCGCGGCAAAGACGCCATCGAAGAGATTTTAGATTTATTGTAA
- a CDS encoding TlpA family protein disulfide reductase produces MNFLKKNLFYLVATAILLVVWLVPSVRVKLNTLFFPIATVEEAITLNDADYNIQLKGMNVPDANLKDFKGKKLVLLNFWGTWCAPCREEWPTIQKLHDSKKDKVDFVLIAMQDKEEAVKKFLQENNYTVPVYMAESPVTANVLPKAFPTTFLLDKNGRILLKEDASKDWNTKSVHDMIDAMAK; encoded by the coding sequence ATGAACTTTCTCAAAAAAAATCTTTTCTATCTCGTTGCAACCGCGATTTTATTGGTGGTGTGGCTCGTTCCGTCGGTTCGCGTCAAACTCAATACCTTGTTTTTCCCCATTGCAACGGTGGAAGAAGCGATCACGCTCAACGATGCCGATTACAACATCCAGCTTAAAGGAATGAACGTTCCCGATGCAAACCTGAAAGATTTTAAGGGCAAAAAACTCGTGCTGCTCAACTTTTGGGGAACTTGGTGCGCTCCGTGCCGCGAAGAATGGCCTACAATCCAGAAGCTGCACGACAGCAAAAAAGACAAGGTAGATTTCGTACTGATCGCGATGCAGGACAAAGAGGAAGCGGTGAAGAAGTTCCTTCAGGAAAATAATTACACCGTCCCCGTTTATATGGCGGAAAGTCCGGTAACTGCGAATGTGCTTCCTAAAGCTTTCCCCACGACTTTCCTGCTCGACAAAAACGGCAGAATCCTGCTGAAAGAGGACGCATCGAAAGACTGGAACACCAAATCGGTACACGATATGATCGATGCGATGGCGAAATAA
- a CDS encoding YkvA family protein — MRISKIQLAKEAFKHKGFIQKIPVIVRMMKSVLNKNGYRPEVKNMIVPGLVLLYLVSPLDIIPDWLPVIGVLDDMALLALAIPMLTSEAEKFVMWEASKKTDPNIAEAEIVG, encoded by the coding sequence ATGAGAATATCAAAAATTCAGCTGGCAAAAGAGGCGTTCAAGCACAAAGGATTCATCCAAAAAATCCCCGTGATTGTGAGGATGATGAAGTCGGTGCTCAACAAAAACGGCTACAGACCAGAAGTCAAAAACATGATCGTTCCAGGTTTGGTGCTGCTTTACTTGGTATCGCCGCTCGACATCATCCCCGACTGGCTGCCTGTAATCGGCGTCCTCGACGACATGGCGCTCCTCGCTTTAGCCATCCCGATGCTCACTTCCGAAGCCGAAAAATTCGTAATGTGGGAAGCATCCAAAAAAACGGATCCCAACATCGCAGAAGCCGAAATCGTAGGATAA
- the miaA gene encoding tRNA (adenosine(37)-N6)-dimethylallyltransferase MiaA, producing the protein MKTLISVIGTTGIGKTKLAIGIAKHFGTEIVSCDSRQFFREMKIGTATPSDAELAEVTHHFIGNLSVKDYYSIGQFEKDAAEKLAELFQKHDVAVLVGGSMMYEKAVIEGLNDLPEADENHQKRLAEIWDSEGIEKLQQMLLDLDPEYYRNVDLNNPRRLLRAIDIIWQTRKTYTENIADQVMKRNFEVVRIGIEAPRETIYERINQRVEQMISDGLVDEARSLVDYKNLVPLQTVGYTELFKYFDGSWTLDFAIEEIKKNSRRFAKRQLTWYRKEENIHWVNFENSLEESLSLLKKIM; encoded by the coding sequence ATGAAAACTTTAATCTCCGTTATCGGAACCACTGGAATCGGCAAAACGAAACTCGCCATCGGAATCGCGAAACATTTCGGGACCGAAATCGTTTCCTGCGATTCGCGCCAGTTTTTCCGGGAGATGAAGATCGGAACCGCCACACCGAGCGACGCCGAACTTGCCGAAGTTACTCACCATTTCATCGGAAACCTTTCCGTGAAAGATTATTATTCTATCGGACAATTCGAAAAAGATGCTGCGGAAAAACTTGCCGAACTTTTCCAAAAACACGACGTCGCAGTTCTCGTCGGTGGAAGTATGATGTACGAAAAAGCCGTCATCGAGGGACTCAACGATTTACCCGAAGCCGACGAAAACCATCAGAAAAGACTCGCCGAAATTTGGGACTCCGAAGGAATCGAAAAACTCCAGCAAATGCTTCTCGACCTCGATCCCGAATATTACAGAAATGTTGATCTCAACAATCCGCGACGCCTGTTGAGGGCGATCGACATTATTTGGCAAACAAGAAAAACCTACACCGAAAATATTGCCGATCAGGTAATGAAAAGAAATTTCGAAGTCGTCCGAATTGGGATTGAAGCACCGCGCGAAACAATTTACGAAAGAATCAACCAGCGTGTCGAACAGATGATTTCCGATGGATTGGTCGATGAGGCGAGAAGTTTGGTCGACTATAAAAATCTTGTCCCGCTTCAAACTGTTGGTTACACCGAGCTATTCAAATACTTCGACGGATCGTGGACTTTGGATTTCGCGATTGAGGAAATCAAGAAAAACTCCCGCAGATTCGCAAAGCGGCAACTCACGTGGTACCGAAAAGAGGAAAACATCCACTGGGTAAATTTCGAAAATTCGCTGGAAGAATCCTTATCTTTGCTCAAGAAAATAATGTAA
- a CDS encoding thioredoxin family protein, whose amino-acid sequence MANTPSNMLELGTKAPFFELPNPSHSNEIQSLDELKGEKGTLVIFMCNHCPFVIHVIDKLTELYEDYQEKGIEFIAINSNDVEKYPADSPEKMVEFQVERRFDFPYLYDKSQAVAKAYDAACTPDFYFFDDKLDLIYRGQMDDSRPGNSKEITGEDLIIAFENLLAGEPQEELQRPSMGCNIKWKAV is encoded by the coding sequence ATGGCAAACACCCCCTCCAATATGCTTGAACTCGGAACAAAGGCACCTTTCTTCGAACTTCCCAATCCTTCGCACAGCAACGAAATCCAGTCGCTCGACGAGTTGAAAGGCGAAAAAGGAACTTTGGTGATCTTTATGTGCAACCACTGTCCGTTTGTGATTCATGTAATCGACAAACTCACGGAGCTGTATGAAGACTATCAGGAAAAAGGAATCGAGTTCATCGCGATCAATTCCAACGACGTGGAAAAATATCCGGCGGATTCCCCAGAAAAAATGGTCGAATTCCAGGTGGAGCGTCGGTTTGATTTTCCTTATCTGTACGACAAAAGTCAGGCGGTTGCAAAAGCTTACGACGCGGCATGCACTCCCGACTTCTATTTCTTCGATGACAAACTCGATTTGATATACCGTGGGCAAATGGACGATTCCCGCCCCGGAAACAGCAAGGAAATCACGGGTGAAGATTTAATCATTGCCTTTGAAAATCTTCTCGCAGGCGAACCGCAGGAAGAACTGCAGCGACCAAGTATGGGCTGCAACATTAAATGGAAGGCGGTGTAG
- a CDS encoding MBL fold metallo-hydrolase, translated as MMHLQSFAFNPFSENTYIALNDHKDCFIIDPGNFNEQETAALTNFISANGLNVKNILLTHAHIDHVLGLQTVYDRYKVPVLIHETEKEILDRNPMTARQFGFFFKPFEGEIQFLKEGETINLGEDQFKVLHVPGHSPGHIAFHNEAQKIVVSGDVLFEGSIGRTDLYKGNHEQLLESIKTKLFVLDGETQVFCGHGNPTKIGFEREYNPFFR; from the coding sequence ATGATGCACCTCCAATCCTTTGCTTTCAACCCTTTTTCAGAAAACACCTATATCGCTTTAAACGATCATAAAGACTGCTTTATCATCGATCCAGGAAATTTCAACGAGCAGGAAACCGCCGCGCTCACGAATTTTATTTCCGCAAACGGGCTGAATGTAAAGAATATTCTTCTCACACACGCACACATCGACCACGTTCTCGGATTGCAAACCGTTTACGACCGCTACAAAGTTCCCGTTCTGATTCACGAAACCGAAAAGGAAATCCTCGACAGAAATCCAATGACGGCGAGACAATTTGGATTTTTCTTCAAACCGTTTGAAGGTGAAATTCAATTCTTAAAAGAAGGTGAAACTATAAATTTAGGTGAAGACCAATTCAAAGTTCTGCACGTTCCTGGACATTCACCCGGTCATATTGCGTTCCATAACGAAGCACAAAAAATCGTCGTTTCTGGTGACGTCCTTTTTGAGGGAAGCATCGGGAGAACCGACCTCTACAAAGGAAACCACGAGCAGCTGCTCGAAAGCATTAAAACTAAACTTTTCGTTTTAGACGGTGAAACCCAAGTTTTCTGCGGACACGGAAATCCTACGAAGATTGGTTTTGAGAGGGAATATAATCCGTTTTTTAGGTAA
- a CDS encoding type IX secretion system plug protein: protein MKNLYLILLFCVSFSFGQDIRGIQLFNPQTNDETPVIGFNERLILRFDDLSNSSTIYRYTIKHFDRNWNDDGLFFTEYANGSLNGLIDQFQYSFNTLQQYTNYTLTFPNDKMQPKISGNFELIVYKDSASKPIFTKRFSVVEDGANLGLNVTRTSDARNPQINQRVEVQAIGNSGVLTSNVNSVSLNVIQNNNWNMSVQNLRPSSTLGNKLLFQQMNLVFPGNNEFYYFDNKNLMGAFDMVAGNENVDGVNYTYLHPVWAFPLNYQYQPDVNGAFYFRRNDLGIERNADREADYSWVYFALDSEKTDKEIYVLGGFNDFIPSTENQMFYDEKAKKYIAKIYLKQGFYNYILTTKNPDGTLNFGEINGNFWQTENLYQAFLYYQPFGRNYDGLIGYGEFRSPVR from the coding sequence ATGAAAAACTTATATCTCATTTTGCTTTTTTGCGTTTCGTTCAGCTTTGGTCAGGACATCAGAGGAATCCAACTGTTTAATCCGCAAACCAACGACGAAACTCCCGTGATTGGTTTCAATGAGCGCTTGATTCTGCGTTTCGACGACCTTTCCAATTCCAGCACGATTTATCGCTATACGATTAAGCATTTCGACAGAAATTGGAATGATGACGGACTCTTTTTCACCGAATATGCGAACGGAAGTTTAAATGGGCTCATCGACCAGTTTCAGTACTCGTTCAACACTTTGCAGCAGTACACGAATTATACGCTGACTTTCCCAAATGATAAGATGCAGCCAAAGATTTCGGGAAATTTCGAACTGATCGTCTATAAAGATTCTGCGAGCAAACCGATTTTTACCAAGAGATTCTCCGTGGTTGAAGATGGGGCGAATCTCGGGTTGAACGTGACCAGAACTTCGGATGCGCGAAATCCGCAAATCAATCAGAGAGTGGAAGTACAGGCGATTGGAAATTCCGGGGTTCTGACTTCGAACGTGAATTCTGTTTCGCTGAACGTCATCCAAAACAACAACTGGAATATGTCTGTACAGAATCTTCGACCAAGCTCAACTTTAGGGAATAAACTTTTGTTCCAGCAGATGAATTTGGTTTTCCCCGGAAACAACGAGTTTTATTATTTCGACAATAAGAATCTGATGGGCGCTTTCGATATGGTCGCAGGAAACGAAAATGTGGACGGCGTGAATTACACCTATCTCCATCCAGTTTGGGCTTTTCCGCTAAATTACCAATATCAACCAGATGTGAACGGAGCTTTCTATTTCCGAAGAAACGATTTGGGAATCGAGCGAAATGCTGATCGCGAAGCAGATTATTCGTGGGTGTATTTTGCCCTCGACTCCGAAAAGACCGATAAGGAAATTTATGTTTTGGGCGGCTTTAATGACTTTATCCCCTCAACAGAGAACCAAATGTTTTACGATGAAAAAGCAAAGAAGTATATCGCCAAAATTTATCTGAAACAGGGATTCTACAATTACATTTTAACGACAAAAAATCCTGACGGCACTTTGAACTTCGGGGAGATCAACGGGAATTTTTGGCAAACTGAGAATCTTTATCAGGCATTTCTGTATTACCAACCTTTCGGCAGAAACTACGACGGGCTCATTGGTTACGGCGAATTCCGATCACCAGTTCGATAA
- the hemH gene encoding ferrochelatase, which produces MSKESQISNLQPKDSRKGILLVNLGSPKSTKVEDVKEYLDEFLMDERVIDYRWFFRTLLVRGIILRTRPAKSAEAYKTVWTDEGSPLIVITEQIQRKLQKLVDVPVEIGMRYAEPSIRTGIQKLVDQGVSEIVLFPLYPQYAMSTTETVVEKAEEVRKEFFPGVKINYVQPFYNREIYIDCLAESIREKLPENFDALQFSYHGVPERHLYKTDPTKTCNLKDCCSRENNPSHRFCYRHQCFKTTELVLEKLNLPKEKALVTFQSRLGKDKWIEPYTDETLENLPKKGVKNLAIVCPAFVSDCLETLEEISVEGKEEFLHAGGENFHYIPCLNDEDRWVEVVKTLCEEELGDFYLV; this is translated from the coding sequence TTGAGTAAAGAATCGCAAATATCAAATCTACAGCCGAAAGATTCCCGAAAAGGAATATTGCTTGTAAACCTCGGTTCGCCAAAATCGACAAAGGTTGAAGATGTAAAAGAATATCTGGACGAATTCCTGATGGATGAACGCGTGATCGACTACCGCTGGTTTTTCCGAACGCTTTTGGTACGCGGAATTATTCTTAGAACACGCCCCGCAAAATCGGCGGAAGCTTACAAAACGGTATGGACCGACGAAGGTTCTCCGTTGATCGTCATTACCGAACAGATCCAGAGAAAACTTCAAAAATTAGTGGACGTTCCTGTCGAAATCGGGATGAGATACGCCGAACCAAGCATCAGGACAGGAATCCAAAAGCTGGTTGACCAGGGAGTTTCTGAAATTGTACTTTTCCCGCTTTATCCGCAATACGCGATGAGCACGACGGAAACGGTGGTCGAAAAAGCAGAGGAAGTGAGAAAGGAATTTTTCCCCGGTGTGAAAATCAATTATGTGCAGCCGTTTTACAACAGAGAAATCTACATCGACTGTTTGGCGGAAAGCATCCGAGAAAAACTGCCCGAGAATTTCGACGCACTGCAGTTCTCTTATCACGGCGTTCCTGAAAGACACCTCTATAAAACCGATCCAACAAAAACCTGTAATCTGAAAGATTGCTGCTCACGCGAAAATAATCCAAGTCACCGGTTTTGCTACCGACACCAATGTTTCAAAACGACTGAATTGGTTTTAGAAAAATTAAATTTACCCAAAGAAAAAGCTTTGGTTACGTTTCAATCACGACTGGGAAAAGACAAGTGGATCGAGCCATACACTGACGAAACTTTAGAAAATCTACCGAAAAAAGGAGTGAAGAATCTGGCAATCGTCTGTCCCGCATTTGTTTCCGACTGCCTGGAAACTTTAGAAGAAATTTCGGTTGAAGGAAAAGAGGAATTCCTTCACGCGGGTGGAGAAAACTTCCACTACATTCCCTGTCTGAACGATGAAGACCGATGGGTTGAAGTGGTGAAAACACTTTGCGAAGAAGAGTTGGGAGATTTCTATTTGGTCTGA
- a CDS encoding NifU family protein, with protein MTKIIIEPTENPKVMKFVADYNLIPGSLELDRTSDLSEIPLAQELLKYPFVERIFITANFVAVAKQDSVEWEHVAEILKTVIEDELLANPRVYLQKRKEMYQIYSEMTPNPNVMKFVSTKFLLEGFLEAKSREEADDIPLAKAIFDEFEYVTQVFISDNFVAVTKDDTYQWHEIMVPVRAFISDYLQNGGRVANIEPQKHETPVEKLINREYNENEQKISDILNEYVAPAVEGDGGKISLMEYDEENKVAKMLLQGACSGCPSSTATLKGGIENILKQFVPDLVEKVEAVNE; from the coding sequence ATGACAAAGATTATCATAGAGCCGACAGAGAATCCGAAAGTGATGAAGTTTGTGGCAGATTACAACCTGATTCCTGGATCTTTGGAGCTGGACAGAACTTCCGATCTTTCCGAAATTCCTTTAGCGCAGGAACTTCTGAAATATCCTTTCGTTGAGAGAATTTTCATTACCGCAAATTTTGTTGCTGTGGCGAAACAGGATTCCGTGGAATGGGAACACGTTGCTGAAATCTTAAAAACCGTTATCGAAGACGAGTTGCTCGCAAATCCACGGGTTTATCTTCAAAAAAGAAAAGAAATGTACCAGATTTATTCGGAAATGACGCCCAATCCGAATGTGATGAAATTCGTTTCCACGAAATTTTTACTCGAAGGTTTTCTGGAAGCAAAATCGAGGGAAGAAGCTGACGACATTCCTTTGGCAAAAGCAATTTTTGACGAGTTTGAATATGTGACACAGGTTTTTATTTCCGACAATTTCGTGGCAGTGACCAAAGACGACACTTACCAGTGGCACGAAATTATGGTTCCGGTGAGAGCTTTTATTTCCGACTATCTGCAGAATGGCGGAAGAGTTGCGAACATCGAGCCGCAAAAACACGAGACTCCCGTTGAGAAATTGATCAACCGCGAATACAACGAAAACGAACAAAAAATTTCCGATATCCTTAATGAATACGTTGCTCCCGCTGTAGAAGGCGATGGCGGAAAAATTTCATTAATGGAATACGACGAAGAAAATAAGGTGGCGAAAATGCTACTTCAAGGTGCGTGTTCAGGATGCCCAAGTTCTACCGCGACGTTGAAGGGCGGAATTGAAAATATCCTAAAACAATTCGTTCCCGATCTCGTGGAAAAAGTGGAAGCAGTGAACGAGTAG
- a CDS encoding gamma carbonic anhydrase family protein — MAIIRELLGKTPQIGEGTFLAETATIIGDVVMGKNCSIWYNAVIRGDVHYIRMGDKVNVQDNAMLHCTYEKFPLTLGNNVSIGHNAIVHGCTIHDNVLIGMGAIVMDDCLVESNSIVGAGSVVTQGTHIKSGEVWGGVPARKIKDISADLLEGEVNRIANNYVKYSSWYM; from the coding sequence ATGGCAATTATTCGTGAGCTTTTAGGCAAAACCCCACAAATCGGTGAAGGAACTTTTTTGGCAGAAACCGCAACGATCATCGGCGACGTCGTAATGGGCAAAAACTGCAGTATTTGGTACAATGCGGTAATTCGTGGCGATGTGCATTATATCAGAATGGGCGATAAAGTCAACGTTCAGGACAACGCCATGCTGCACTGCACCTACGAGAAATTTCCGCTTACGTTGGGTAACAATGTTTCGATCGGTCACAATGCGATTGTTCACGGCTGCACGATCCACGACAATGTGCTGATCGGAATGGGCGCGATCGTGATGGACGACTGTTTGGTGGAAAGCAACTCCATCGTGGGTGCAGGTTCGGTGGTTACTCAGGGAACGCACATCAAGTCCGGCGAAGTTTGGGGCGGAGTTCCCGCAAGAAAAATCAAAGACATTTCCGCCGATTTATTGGAAGGCGAAGTGAACAGAATTGCAAATAATTACGTGAAATATTCCAGTTGGTACATGTAA
- a CDS encoding GNAT family N-acetyltransferase, whose amino-acid sequence MKTFPQLQTQRLLLNRPVQSDTDDLIKQLNTDSAFSENTLSIPFPYKIEDAQFFMENLVNKGFEDQTNFTFAIRQKEQPALIGAIGIHIDFKNKKAELGYWLGKDFWNRGFVTEALKEVIRFGFTDLHLNKLYASHFPHNPASGKIMMNCGMNLEAQLKEEYFKNGKHIDVLRYSILKTDFENGI is encoded by the coding sequence ATGAAAACCTTCCCCCAACTCCAAACACAGCGGCTCCTCTTAAACCGTCCCGTTCAATCCGACACCGACGATTTAATCAAGCAGTTGAACACCGATTCCGCATTTTCCGAAAACACGCTCAGTATTCCCTTTCCGTACAAAATCGAAGACGCGCAATTTTTCATGGAAAATTTGGTGAATAAAGGTTTTGAAGATCAAACCAATTTCACATTTGCAATCAGGCAGAAAGAGCAACCCGCGCTAATCGGCGCCATCGGAATTCATATCGACTTTAAAAACAAGAAAGCAGAGCTCGGTTACTGGTTGGGAAAAGATTTCTGGAATCGTGGATTTGTCACCGAAGCATTGAAGGAAGTCATCCGCTTCGGGTTTACCGACCTTCACCTAAATAAACTGTACGCATCCCATTTTCCGCATAATCCTGCTTCGGGAAAAATTATGATGAACTGTGGTATGAATTTGGAAGCGCAACTAAAAGAGGAATATTTTAAAAACGGGAAACACATCGATGTTTTAAGATATTCCATACTGAAAACCGATTTCGAAAACGGAATCTGA
- a CDS encoding YihY/virulence factor BrkB family protein translates to MRYLKFTWQLLKETFTSWNNSSASKDSASIAYNAIFSLPGLLIIIIWVAGMFFGDEAIRGEITRQISGITGKEIGDSVQDMVMSAVWDRENVFMKIIGIASLVFGATTLFFQMQQSLNTLWDVEAAPKKAFQKYILDRANSLGMILIIAFLLLISLVLSSLLGIASDWITRRFGIETLIFTQIVNFVVSFVVVTVLFAMMFKILPDVDISWRSVWMGALLTAFLFNVGKYLLGIYFEFSKPTSVFGAAGTIILLMMWINYSCQLVFFGAEFTKVYAEKMGHYIKPSRHAKWSAAKLLKDSLHKTESNQSVG, encoded by the coding sequence ATGCGCTACCTGAAATTCACTTGGCAACTTCTGAAAGAGACTTTCACCTCGTGGAATAATTCCTCCGCATCCAAAGATTCGGCGAGCATCGCCTACAACGCCATTTTTTCACTTCCCGGACTTTTGATTATCATTATTTGGGTAGCGGGAATGTTTTTTGGCGACGAAGCAATTCGCGGTGAAATCACCCGCCAAATCAGTGGGATTACAGGAAAAGAAATCGGTGACAGTGTTCAGGATATGGTGATGAGCGCGGTTTGGGACAGAGAAAATGTCTTCATGAAAATCATCGGAATCGCATCGCTGGTTTTCGGGGCGACTACCTTGTTTTTTCAGATGCAGCAAAGCTTAAACACTTTGTGGGATGTGGAAGCGGCACCGAAAAAAGCGTTTCAGAAATATATCCTCGACCGCGCCAACTCTTTGGGAATGATCCTGATTATCGCTTTTTTGTTATTGATAAGTTTGGTCCTTTCTTCACTCTTAGGAATCGCAAGCGACTGGATTACAAGACGTTTCGGTATCGAAACTTTGATTTTCACCCAAATCGTCAATTTTGTGGTAAGCTTTGTGGTGGTGACGGTTCTATTTGCAATGATGTTTAAAATTCTTCCCGATGTCGATATTTCCTGGCGTTCGGTTTGGATGGGTGCGTTGCTTACCGCCTTTCTTTTCAATGTCGGAAAATATCTGCTCGGAATTTATTTTGAATTTTCGAAGCCGACTTCAGTTTTCGGTGCGGCGGGAACGATTATTTTGCTGATGATGTGGATCAACTATTCGTGTCAGCTTGTATTTTTCGGAGCTGAATTTACCAAGGTTTATGCTGAAAAGATGGGGCATTACATCAAGCCGTCCCGTCACGCAAAATGGAGCGCAGCAAAACTTCTGAAAGACTCCCTGCACAAAACGGAGAGCAACCAAAGCGTCGGTTAA